One Amycolatopsis thermophila DNA segment encodes these proteins:
- a CDS encoding PDR/VanB family oxidoreductase encodes MPLRVTAREPRADGVLALTLARPDGGRLPDWTPGAHIDLVLPAGTTRQYSLCGDRWDAHTYRIGVLREPHGRGGSAYVHDHLRVGDHVGVGGPRNNFPLVPSPRYLFIAGGIGITPLLPMIAQAALLGADWTLLYGGRRRDSMAFTDELAVHGERVHLVPEDERGLLDLATWLGTPRPDTKVYCCGPAPLLAAVEAACRHWPPHSLHVERFTAREQAPVRDEPFEVELRRTGTTVTVQREVSVLDAVRRAGVDVLSSCRQGTCGTCETGVLDGIPDHRDAILGDDERAAGDCMFVCVSRSCTDRLVLDL; translated from the coding sequence GTGCCCCTGCGGGTCACCGCACGAGAACCACGCGCCGACGGGGTACTGGCCCTGACCCTGGCCCGGCCCGACGGCGGACGGCTGCCCGACTGGACCCCCGGCGCGCACATCGACCTCGTGCTCCCGGCCGGCACGACCCGCCAGTACTCGCTCTGCGGCGACCGCTGGGACGCGCACACCTACCGGATCGGCGTGCTGCGCGAACCGCACGGTCGCGGCGGCTCCGCCTACGTGCACGACCACCTGCGCGTCGGCGACCACGTCGGCGTCGGCGGGCCGCGCAACAACTTCCCGCTCGTCCCCTCGCCGCGGTACCTGTTCATCGCCGGGGGCATCGGCATCACCCCCCTGCTGCCGATGATCGCCCAGGCCGCCCTGCTCGGCGCCGACTGGACCCTGCTCTACGGTGGCCGCCGCCGCGACTCGATGGCCTTCACCGACGAACTGGCGGTCCACGGCGAACGCGTCCACCTGGTGCCGGAGGACGAGCGCGGCCTGCTCGACCTCGCCACCTGGCTCGGCACCCCGCGCCCGGACACCAAGGTCTACTGCTGCGGGCCGGCGCCGCTGCTGGCCGCGGTGGAAGCCGCCTGCCGCCACTGGCCGCCGCACTCCCTGCACGTCGAGCGCTTCACCGCGCGGGAACAGGCGCCGGTGCGGGACGAGCCGTTCGAGGTCGAGCTGCGCCGCACGGGCACCACGGTCACCGTCCAGCGCGAGGTGTCGGTGCTCGACGCGGTGCGCCGGGCGGGCGTGGACGTGCTGTCCTCCTGCCGCCAGGGCACCTGCGGCACGTGCGAAACCGGTGTCCTGGACGGGATCCCGGACCACCGCGACGCGATCCTCGGCGACGACGAACGCGCCGCGGGCGACTGCATGTTCGTGTGCGTGTCCCGCTCCTGCACCGACCGTCTCGTCCTCGACCTGTGA